The proteins below are encoded in one region of Ostrea edulis chromosome 3, xbOstEdul1.1, whole genome shotgun sequence:
- the LOC125676953 gene encoding cyclin-dependent kinase 8-like isoform X8: MDYEFKRQKAAERQKLEDLFDFEGCKVGRGTYGHVYKAKRKEGFESKEYALKQIEGTGISMSACREIALLRELKYPNVISLQKVFLSHQDRKVWLLFDYAEHDLWHIIKFHRSAKANKKQIDVPKNMVKSLLYQILDGIHYLHANWVLHRDLKPANILVMGEGAERGRVKIADMGFARLFNAPLKPLADLDPVVVTFWYRAPELLLGARHYTKAIDIWAIGCIFAELLTYEPIFHCRQEDIKTSNPYHHDQLDRIFNVMGFPLEKDWEDIRKMPEHSTLTKDFKRSNYLNCTLVKYMEKHKIKADSKQFHLLQKLLTMDPTKRITSDYAMKDPYFTEEPHPSQDIFEGKPIPYPKREFLTDEDDDKADTGASKANDQSSNHTQPSKRVRVMPPSTTSTSSTMVTSDYQHMHNVQGGNQPGMTFTSGGVQTSTTSTTNYGQSSRF, from the exons ATGGATTATGAGTTTAAACGCCAAAAAGCTGCCGAACGACAAAAATTAGAAGATTTATTTGACTTTGAGGGATGCAAGGTTGGAAGAGGAACATATGGCCATGTATACAAGGCCAAAAGAAAGGAAGG ATTTGAAAGCAAAGAATATGCCTTAAAACAGATTGAGGGCACAGGAATATCTATGTCAGCATGTAGAGAAATTGCT TTGCTGCGTGAGCTGAAGTACCCCAATGTGATCAGTCTACAGAAGGTCTTTCTGTCTCATCAAGACAGGAAAGTCTGGCTTCTCTTTGATTATGCAGAACATGACCTTTGG CACATTATAAAATTCCATCGATCGGCAAAAGCCAACAAAAAACAGATTGATGTCCCAAAGAACATGGTGAAATCACTGTTGTACCAAATCCTAGACGGAATTCACTACCTCCACGCCAACTGGGTGTTACATCGAGATCTG AAACCTGCCAACATCCTTGTGATGGGAGAGGGTGCAGAAAGAGGCAgagtaaaaatag CTGACATGGGCTTTGCAAGATTATTTAACGCCCCCCTGAAGCCTCTGGCTGACCTTGACCCTGTGGTTGTGACCTTTTGGTACCGAGCTCCAGAACTTTTACTTGGTGCTAGACATTACACTAAAGCTATTG ATATATGGGCTATAGGGTGTATATTTGCAGAACTCTTAACATATGAACCAATATTTCACTGTCGACAGGAAGACATTAAAACAAGTAATCCATACCACCATGATCAGCTGGACCGTATATTTAATGTCATGGGCTTCCCGCTAG AAAAAGACTGGGAAGATATCAGAAAAATGCCAGAACACAGCACATTAACCAAAGACTTCAAGCGATCCAA CTATTTAAATTGTACATTGGTAAAGTATATGGAGAAACATAAAATAAAAGCAGATAGCAAACAGTTTCACTTG CTCCAGAAACTGCTGACTATGGACCCTACAAAGAGAATCACTTCAGACTATGCAATGAAGGACCCCTACTTCACCGAAGAACCTCACCCCTCACAAGA taTATTTGAGGGAAAACCCATTCCTTACCCCAAGAGAGAATTTCTGACAGACGAAGATGACGACAAAGCAGACACAGGGGCCAGTAAG GCCAATGACCAGTCTTCTAACCACACACAGCCATCGAAGCGTGTCCGCGTGATGCCGCCCTCCACCACTTCCACCAGTTCTACTATGGTAACTAGTGACTACCAG CACATGCACAATGTGCAGGGTGGTAACCAGCCGGGGATGACGTTCACGTCCGGCGGTGTACAGACCTCGACGACCTCCACAACGAATTACGGACAGTCGTCCAGATTCTGA
- the LOC125676953 gene encoding cyclin-dependent kinase 8-like isoform X7, with product MDYEFKRQKAAERQKLEDLFDFEGCKVGRGTYGHVYKAKRKEGFESKEYALKQIEGTGISMSACREIALLRELKYPNVISLQKVFLSHQDRKVWLLFDYAEHDLWHIIKFHRSAKANKKQIDVPKNMVKSLLYQILDGIHYLHANWVLHRDLKPANILVMGEGAERGRVKIADMGFARLFNAPLKPLADLDPVVVTFWYRAPELLLGARHYTKAIDIWAIGCIFAELLTYEPIFHCRQEDIKTSNPYHHDQLDRIFNVMGFPLEKDWEDIRKMPEHSTLTKDFKRSNYLNCTLVKYMEKHKIKADSKQFHLLQKLLTMDPTKRITSDYAMKDPYFTEEPHPSQDIFEGKPIPYPKREFLTDEDDDKADTGASKANDQSSNHTQPSKRVRVMPPSTTSTSSTMHMHNVQGGNQPGMTFTSGGVQTSTTSTTNYGQSSRF from the exons ATGGATTATGAGTTTAAACGCCAAAAAGCTGCCGAACGACAAAAATTAGAAGATTTATTTGACTTTGAGGGATGCAAGGTTGGAAGAGGAACATATGGCCATGTATACAAGGCCAAAAGAAAGGAAGG ATTTGAAAGCAAAGAATATGCCTTAAAACAGATTGAGGGCACAGGAATATCTATGTCAGCATGTAGAGAAATTGCT TTGCTGCGTGAGCTGAAGTACCCCAATGTGATCAGTCTACAGAAGGTCTTTCTGTCTCATCAAGACAGGAAAGTCTGGCTTCTCTTTGATTATGCAGAACATGACCTTTGG CACATTATAAAATTCCATCGATCGGCAAAAGCCAACAAAAAACAGATTGATGTCCCAAAGAACATGGTGAAATCACTGTTGTACCAAATCCTAGACGGAATTCACTACCTCCACGCCAACTGGGTGTTACATCGAGATCTG AAACCTGCCAACATCCTTGTGATGGGAGAGGGTGCAGAAAGAGGCAgagtaaaaatag CTGACATGGGCTTTGCAAGATTATTTAACGCCCCCCTGAAGCCTCTGGCTGACCTTGACCCTGTGGTTGTGACCTTTTGGTACCGAGCTCCAGAACTTTTACTTGGTGCTAGACATTACACTAAAGCTATTG ATATATGGGCTATAGGGTGTATATTTGCAGAACTCTTAACATATGAACCAATATTTCACTGTCGACAGGAAGACATTAAAACAAGTAATCCATACCACCATGATCAGCTGGACCGTATATTTAATGTCATGGGCTTCCCGCTAG AAAAAGACTGGGAAGATATCAGAAAAATGCCAGAACACAGCACATTAACCAAAGACTTCAAGCGATCCAA CTATTTAAATTGTACATTGGTAAAGTATATGGAGAAACATAAAATAAAAGCAGATAGCAAACAGTTTCACTTG CTCCAGAAACTGCTGACTATGGACCCTACAAAGAGAATCACTTCAGACTATGCAATGAAGGACCCCTACTTCACCGAAGAACCTCACCCCTCACAAGA taTATTTGAGGGAAAACCCATTCCTTACCCCAAGAGAGAATTTCTGACAGACGAAGATGACGACAAAGCAGACACAGGGGCCAGTAAG GCCAATGACCAGTCTTCTAACCACACACAGCCATCGAAGCGTGTCCGCGTGATGCCGCCCTCCACCACTTCCACCAGTTCTACTATG CACATGCACAATGTGCAGGGTGGTAACCAGCCGGGGATGACGTTCACGTCCGGCGGTGTACAGACCTCGACGACCTCCACAACGAATTACGGACAGTCGTCCAGATTCTGA
- the LOC125676953 gene encoding cyclin-dependent kinase 8-like isoform X5, translating into MDYEFKRQKAAERQKLEDLFDFEGCKVGRGTYGHVYKAKRKEGFESKEYALKQIEGTGISMSACREIALLRELKYPNVISLQKVFLSHQDRKVWLLFDYAEHDLWHIIKFHRSAKANKKQIDVPKNMVKSLLYQILDGIHYLHANWVLHRDLKPANILVMGEGAERGRVKIADMGFARLFNAPLKPLADLDPVVVTFWYRAPELLLGARHYTKAIDIWAIGCIFAELLTYEPIFHCRQEDIKTSNPYHHDQLDRIFNVMGFPLEKDWEDIRKMPEHSTLTKDFKRSNYLNCTLVKYMEKHKIKADSKQFHLLQKLLTMDPTKRITSDYAMKDPYFTEEPHPSQDIFEGKPIPYPKREFLTDEDDDKADTGASKANDQSSNHTQPSKRVRVMPPSTTSTSSTMGNSWHTHKSSHMHNVQGGNQPGMTFTSGGVQTSTTSTTNYGQSSRF; encoded by the exons ATGGATTATGAGTTTAAACGCCAAAAAGCTGCCGAACGACAAAAATTAGAAGATTTATTTGACTTTGAGGGATGCAAGGTTGGAAGAGGAACATATGGCCATGTATACAAGGCCAAAAGAAAGGAAGG ATTTGAAAGCAAAGAATATGCCTTAAAACAGATTGAGGGCACAGGAATATCTATGTCAGCATGTAGAGAAATTGCT TTGCTGCGTGAGCTGAAGTACCCCAATGTGATCAGTCTACAGAAGGTCTTTCTGTCTCATCAAGACAGGAAAGTCTGGCTTCTCTTTGATTATGCAGAACATGACCTTTGG CACATTATAAAATTCCATCGATCGGCAAAAGCCAACAAAAAACAGATTGATGTCCCAAAGAACATGGTGAAATCACTGTTGTACCAAATCCTAGACGGAATTCACTACCTCCACGCCAACTGGGTGTTACATCGAGATCTG AAACCTGCCAACATCCTTGTGATGGGAGAGGGTGCAGAAAGAGGCAgagtaaaaatag CTGACATGGGCTTTGCAAGATTATTTAACGCCCCCCTGAAGCCTCTGGCTGACCTTGACCCTGTGGTTGTGACCTTTTGGTACCGAGCTCCAGAACTTTTACTTGGTGCTAGACATTACACTAAAGCTATTG ATATATGGGCTATAGGGTGTATATTTGCAGAACTCTTAACATATGAACCAATATTTCACTGTCGACAGGAAGACATTAAAACAAGTAATCCATACCACCATGATCAGCTGGACCGTATATTTAATGTCATGGGCTTCCCGCTAG AAAAAGACTGGGAAGATATCAGAAAAATGCCAGAACACAGCACATTAACCAAAGACTTCAAGCGATCCAA CTATTTAAATTGTACATTGGTAAAGTATATGGAGAAACATAAAATAAAAGCAGATAGCAAACAGTTTCACTTG CTCCAGAAACTGCTGACTATGGACCCTACAAAGAGAATCACTTCAGACTATGCAATGAAGGACCCCTACTTCACCGAAGAACCTCACCCCTCACAAGA taTATTTGAGGGAAAACCCATTCCTTACCCCAAGAGAGAATTTCTGACAGACGAAGATGACGACAAAGCAGACACAGGGGCCAGTAAG GCCAATGACCAGTCTTCTAACCACACACAGCCATCGAAGCGTGTCCGCGTGATGCCGCCCTCCACCACTTCCACCAGTTCTACTATG GGAAACAGCTGGCACACACACAAGTCTAGT CACATGCACAATGTGCAGGGTGGTAACCAGCCGGGGATGACGTTCACGTCCGGCGGTGTACAGACCTCGACGACCTCCACAACGAATTACGGACAGTCGTCCAGATTCTGA
- the LOC125676953 gene encoding cyclin-dependent kinase 8-like isoform X1, whose amino-acid sequence MDYEFKRQKAAERQKLEDLFDFEGCKVGRGTYGHVYKAKRKEGCDLGRFESKEYALKQIEGTGISMSACREIALLRELKYPNVISLQKVFLSHQDRKVWLLFDYAEHDLWHIIKFHRSAKANKKQIDVPKNMVKSLLYQILDGIHYLHANWVLHRDLKPANILVMGEGAERGRVKIADMGFARLFNAPLKPLADLDPVVVTFWYRAPELLLGARHYTKAIDIWAIGCIFAELLTYEPIFHCRQEDIKTSNPYHHDQLDRIFNVMGFPLEKDWEDIRKMPEHSTLTKDFKRSNYLNCTLVKYMEKHKIKADSKQFHLLQKLLTMDPTKRITSDYAMKDPYFTEEPHPSQDIFEGKPIPYPKREFLTDEDDDKADTGASKANDQSSNHTQPSKRVRVMPPSTTSTSSTMVTSDYQGNSWHTHKSSHMHNVQGGNQPGMTFTSGGVQTSTTSTTNYGQSSRF is encoded by the exons ATGGATTATGAGTTTAAACGCCAAAAAGCTGCCGAACGACAAAAATTAGAAGATTTATTTGACTTTGAGGGATGCAAGGTTGGAAGAGGAACATATGGCCATGTATACAAGGCCAAAAGAAAGGAAGGGTGCGATTTGGGAAG ATTTGAAAGCAAAGAATATGCCTTAAAACAGATTGAGGGCACAGGAATATCTATGTCAGCATGTAGAGAAATTGCT TTGCTGCGTGAGCTGAAGTACCCCAATGTGATCAGTCTACAGAAGGTCTTTCTGTCTCATCAAGACAGGAAAGTCTGGCTTCTCTTTGATTATGCAGAACATGACCTTTGG CACATTATAAAATTCCATCGATCGGCAAAAGCCAACAAAAAACAGATTGATGTCCCAAAGAACATGGTGAAATCACTGTTGTACCAAATCCTAGACGGAATTCACTACCTCCACGCCAACTGGGTGTTACATCGAGATCTG AAACCTGCCAACATCCTTGTGATGGGAGAGGGTGCAGAAAGAGGCAgagtaaaaatag CTGACATGGGCTTTGCAAGATTATTTAACGCCCCCCTGAAGCCTCTGGCTGACCTTGACCCTGTGGTTGTGACCTTTTGGTACCGAGCTCCAGAACTTTTACTTGGTGCTAGACATTACACTAAAGCTATTG ATATATGGGCTATAGGGTGTATATTTGCAGAACTCTTAACATATGAACCAATATTTCACTGTCGACAGGAAGACATTAAAACAAGTAATCCATACCACCATGATCAGCTGGACCGTATATTTAATGTCATGGGCTTCCCGCTAG AAAAAGACTGGGAAGATATCAGAAAAATGCCAGAACACAGCACATTAACCAAAGACTTCAAGCGATCCAA CTATTTAAATTGTACATTGGTAAAGTATATGGAGAAACATAAAATAAAAGCAGATAGCAAACAGTTTCACTTG CTCCAGAAACTGCTGACTATGGACCCTACAAAGAGAATCACTTCAGACTATGCAATGAAGGACCCCTACTTCACCGAAGAACCTCACCCCTCACAAGA taTATTTGAGGGAAAACCCATTCCTTACCCCAAGAGAGAATTTCTGACAGACGAAGATGACGACAAAGCAGACACAGGGGCCAGTAAG GCCAATGACCAGTCTTCTAACCACACACAGCCATCGAAGCGTGTCCGCGTGATGCCGCCCTCCACCACTTCCACCAGTTCTACTATGGTAACTAGTGACTACCAG GGAAACAGCTGGCACACACACAAGTCTAGT CACATGCACAATGTGCAGGGTGGTAACCAGCCGGGGATGACGTTCACGTCCGGCGGTGTACAGACCTCGACGACCTCCACAACGAATTACGGACAGTCGTCCAGATTCTGA
- the LOC125676953 gene encoding cyclin-dependent kinase 8-like isoform X4 has product MDYEFKRQKAAERQKLEDLFDFEGCKVGRGTYGHVYKAKRKEGCDLGRFESKEYALKQIEGTGISMSACREIALLRELKYPNVISLQKVFLSHQDRKVWLLFDYAEHDLWHIIKFHRSAKANKKQIDVPKNMVKSLLYQILDGIHYLHANWVLHRDLKPANILVMGEGAERGRVKIADMGFARLFNAPLKPLADLDPVVVTFWYRAPELLLGARHYTKAIDIWAIGCIFAELLTYEPIFHCRQEDIKTSNPYHHDQLDRIFNVMGFPLEKDWEDIRKMPEHSTLTKDFKRSNYLNCTLVKYMEKHKIKADSKQFHLLQKLLTMDPTKRITSDYAMKDPYFTEEPHPSQDIFEGKPIPYPKREFLTDEDDDKADTGASKANDQSSNHTQPSKRVRVMPPSTTSTSSTMVTSDYQHMHNVQGGNQPGMTFTSGGVQTSTTSTTNYGQSSRF; this is encoded by the exons ATGGATTATGAGTTTAAACGCCAAAAAGCTGCCGAACGACAAAAATTAGAAGATTTATTTGACTTTGAGGGATGCAAGGTTGGAAGAGGAACATATGGCCATGTATACAAGGCCAAAAGAAAGGAAGGGTGCGATTTGGGAAG ATTTGAAAGCAAAGAATATGCCTTAAAACAGATTGAGGGCACAGGAATATCTATGTCAGCATGTAGAGAAATTGCT TTGCTGCGTGAGCTGAAGTACCCCAATGTGATCAGTCTACAGAAGGTCTTTCTGTCTCATCAAGACAGGAAAGTCTGGCTTCTCTTTGATTATGCAGAACATGACCTTTGG CACATTATAAAATTCCATCGATCGGCAAAAGCCAACAAAAAACAGATTGATGTCCCAAAGAACATGGTGAAATCACTGTTGTACCAAATCCTAGACGGAATTCACTACCTCCACGCCAACTGGGTGTTACATCGAGATCTG AAACCTGCCAACATCCTTGTGATGGGAGAGGGTGCAGAAAGAGGCAgagtaaaaatag CTGACATGGGCTTTGCAAGATTATTTAACGCCCCCCTGAAGCCTCTGGCTGACCTTGACCCTGTGGTTGTGACCTTTTGGTACCGAGCTCCAGAACTTTTACTTGGTGCTAGACATTACACTAAAGCTATTG ATATATGGGCTATAGGGTGTATATTTGCAGAACTCTTAACATATGAACCAATATTTCACTGTCGACAGGAAGACATTAAAACAAGTAATCCATACCACCATGATCAGCTGGACCGTATATTTAATGTCATGGGCTTCCCGCTAG AAAAAGACTGGGAAGATATCAGAAAAATGCCAGAACACAGCACATTAACCAAAGACTTCAAGCGATCCAA CTATTTAAATTGTACATTGGTAAAGTATATGGAGAAACATAAAATAAAAGCAGATAGCAAACAGTTTCACTTG CTCCAGAAACTGCTGACTATGGACCCTACAAAGAGAATCACTTCAGACTATGCAATGAAGGACCCCTACTTCACCGAAGAACCTCACCCCTCACAAGA taTATTTGAGGGAAAACCCATTCCTTACCCCAAGAGAGAATTTCTGACAGACGAAGATGACGACAAAGCAGACACAGGGGCCAGTAAG GCCAATGACCAGTCTTCTAACCACACACAGCCATCGAAGCGTGTCCGCGTGATGCCGCCCTCCACCACTTCCACCAGTTCTACTATGGTAACTAGTGACTACCAG CACATGCACAATGTGCAGGGTGGTAACCAGCCGGGGATGACGTTCACGTCCGGCGGTGTACAGACCTCGACGACCTCCACAACGAATTACGGACAGTCGTCCAGATTCTGA
- the LOC125676953 gene encoding cyclin-dependent kinase 8-like isoform X2: MDYEFKRQKAAERQKLEDLFDFEGCKVGRGTYGHVYKAKRKEGFESKEYALKQIEGTGISMSACREIALLRELKYPNVISLQKVFLSHQDRKVWLLFDYAEHDLWHIIKFHRSAKANKKQIDVPKNMVKSLLYQILDGIHYLHANWVLHRDLKPANILVMGEGAERGRVKIADMGFARLFNAPLKPLADLDPVVVTFWYRAPELLLGARHYTKAIDIWAIGCIFAELLTYEPIFHCRQEDIKTSNPYHHDQLDRIFNVMGFPLEKDWEDIRKMPEHSTLTKDFKRSNYLNCTLVKYMEKHKIKADSKQFHLLQKLLTMDPTKRITSDYAMKDPYFTEEPHPSQDIFEGKPIPYPKREFLTDEDDDKADTGASKANDQSSNHTQPSKRVRVMPPSTTSTSSTMVTSDYQGNSWHTHKSSHMHNVQGGNQPGMTFTSGGVQTSTTSTTNYGQSSRF; this comes from the exons ATGGATTATGAGTTTAAACGCCAAAAAGCTGCCGAACGACAAAAATTAGAAGATTTATTTGACTTTGAGGGATGCAAGGTTGGAAGAGGAACATATGGCCATGTATACAAGGCCAAAAGAAAGGAAGG ATTTGAAAGCAAAGAATATGCCTTAAAACAGATTGAGGGCACAGGAATATCTATGTCAGCATGTAGAGAAATTGCT TTGCTGCGTGAGCTGAAGTACCCCAATGTGATCAGTCTACAGAAGGTCTTTCTGTCTCATCAAGACAGGAAAGTCTGGCTTCTCTTTGATTATGCAGAACATGACCTTTGG CACATTATAAAATTCCATCGATCGGCAAAAGCCAACAAAAAACAGATTGATGTCCCAAAGAACATGGTGAAATCACTGTTGTACCAAATCCTAGACGGAATTCACTACCTCCACGCCAACTGGGTGTTACATCGAGATCTG AAACCTGCCAACATCCTTGTGATGGGAGAGGGTGCAGAAAGAGGCAgagtaaaaatag CTGACATGGGCTTTGCAAGATTATTTAACGCCCCCCTGAAGCCTCTGGCTGACCTTGACCCTGTGGTTGTGACCTTTTGGTACCGAGCTCCAGAACTTTTACTTGGTGCTAGACATTACACTAAAGCTATTG ATATATGGGCTATAGGGTGTATATTTGCAGAACTCTTAACATATGAACCAATATTTCACTGTCGACAGGAAGACATTAAAACAAGTAATCCATACCACCATGATCAGCTGGACCGTATATTTAATGTCATGGGCTTCCCGCTAG AAAAAGACTGGGAAGATATCAGAAAAATGCCAGAACACAGCACATTAACCAAAGACTTCAAGCGATCCAA CTATTTAAATTGTACATTGGTAAAGTATATGGAGAAACATAAAATAAAAGCAGATAGCAAACAGTTTCACTTG CTCCAGAAACTGCTGACTATGGACCCTACAAAGAGAATCACTTCAGACTATGCAATGAAGGACCCCTACTTCACCGAAGAACCTCACCCCTCACAAGA taTATTTGAGGGAAAACCCATTCCTTACCCCAAGAGAGAATTTCTGACAGACGAAGATGACGACAAAGCAGACACAGGGGCCAGTAAG GCCAATGACCAGTCTTCTAACCACACACAGCCATCGAAGCGTGTCCGCGTGATGCCGCCCTCCACCACTTCCACCAGTTCTACTATGGTAACTAGTGACTACCAG GGAAACAGCTGGCACACACACAAGTCTAGT CACATGCACAATGTGCAGGGTGGTAACCAGCCGGGGATGACGTTCACGTCCGGCGGTGTACAGACCTCGACGACCTCCACAACGAATTACGGACAGTCGTCCAGATTCTGA
- the LOC125676953 gene encoding cyclin-dependent kinase 8-like isoform X6, giving the protein MDYEFKRQKAAERQKLEDLFDFEGCKVGRGTYGHVYKAKRKEGCDLGRFESKEYALKQIEGTGISMSACREIALLRELKYPNVISLQKVFLSHQDRKVWLLFDYAEHDLWHIIKFHRSAKANKKQIDVPKNMVKSLLYQILDGIHYLHANWVLHRDLKPANILVMGEGAERGRVKIADMGFARLFNAPLKPLADLDPVVVTFWYRAPELLLGARHYTKAIDIWAIGCIFAELLTYEPIFHCRQEDIKTSNPYHHDQLDRIFNVMGFPLEKDWEDIRKMPEHSTLTKDFKRSNYLNCTLVKYMEKHKIKADSKQFHLLQKLLTMDPTKRITSDYAMKDPYFTEEPHPSQDIFEGKPIPYPKREFLTDEDDDKADTGASKANDQSSNHTQPSKRVRVMPPSTTSTSSTMHMHNVQGGNQPGMTFTSGGVQTSTTSTTNYGQSSRF; this is encoded by the exons ATGGATTATGAGTTTAAACGCCAAAAAGCTGCCGAACGACAAAAATTAGAAGATTTATTTGACTTTGAGGGATGCAAGGTTGGAAGAGGAACATATGGCCATGTATACAAGGCCAAAAGAAAGGAAGGGTGCGATTTGGGAAG ATTTGAAAGCAAAGAATATGCCTTAAAACAGATTGAGGGCACAGGAATATCTATGTCAGCATGTAGAGAAATTGCT TTGCTGCGTGAGCTGAAGTACCCCAATGTGATCAGTCTACAGAAGGTCTTTCTGTCTCATCAAGACAGGAAAGTCTGGCTTCTCTTTGATTATGCAGAACATGACCTTTGG CACATTATAAAATTCCATCGATCGGCAAAAGCCAACAAAAAACAGATTGATGTCCCAAAGAACATGGTGAAATCACTGTTGTACCAAATCCTAGACGGAATTCACTACCTCCACGCCAACTGGGTGTTACATCGAGATCTG AAACCTGCCAACATCCTTGTGATGGGAGAGGGTGCAGAAAGAGGCAgagtaaaaatag CTGACATGGGCTTTGCAAGATTATTTAACGCCCCCCTGAAGCCTCTGGCTGACCTTGACCCTGTGGTTGTGACCTTTTGGTACCGAGCTCCAGAACTTTTACTTGGTGCTAGACATTACACTAAAGCTATTG ATATATGGGCTATAGGGTGTATATTTGCAGAACTCTTAACATATGAACCAATATTTCACTGTCGACAGGAAGACATTAAAACAAGTAATCCATACCACCATGATCAGCTGGACCGTATATTTAATGTCATGGGCTTCCCGCTAG AAAAAGACTGGGAAGATATCAGAAAAATGCCAGAACACAGCACATTAACCAAAGACTTCAAGCGATCCAA CTATTTAAATTGTACATTGGTAAAGTATATGGAGAAACATAAAATAAAAGCAGATAGCAAACAGTTTCACTTG CTCCAGAAACTGCTGACTATGGACCCTACAAAGAGAATCACTTCAGACTATGCAATGAAGGACCCCTACTTCACCGAAGAACCTCACCCCTCACAAGA taTATTTGAGGGAAAACCCATTCCTTACCCCAAGAGAGAATTTCTGACAGACGAAGATGACGACAAAGCAGACACAGGGGCCAGTAAG GCCAATGACCAGTCTTCTAACCACACACAGCCATCGAAGCGTGTCCGCGTGATGCCGCCCTCCACCACTTCCACCAGTTCTACTATG CACATGCACAATGTGCAGGGTGGTAACCAGCCGGGGATGACGTTCACGTCCGGCGGTGTACAGACCTCGACGACCTCCACAACGAATTACGGACAGTCGTCCAGATTCTGA